From the Chitinophaga lutea genome, the window CGTCGAAAGAACGGAACAGGTGCTCGGACGCGTTGCGGACGTACTGGAATTCTTCCACCATATCGGCCCAGCTGCGGTGATCTACCCGGGCCTCATCCGCGTAACTGTTTTCATCGAAGCTGGCGAGGGGCGTCATGTCTTTACGGGCAAAGCGCAGTGCGCGGTAGGCAAAGATGCGCTCCGCGTCGATGATGTGCTGCAGCATCTGCTTCAGCGTCCATTTACCGGTGGCATAGGCATAATTCTGTTTGTTTTCCGGCAGCTCGCGCCAGAACTGGAGGGAAACAGCCGTTTGGTTGCGGAAGGCTGTCAGCAGGTCGTCTTCCTTCACTTTCGTAACGTAACCGTGGTAAAACTCAGCGTATTCCGAGGCTAAGGGTCTTGCCATATATCATAATTTTGAACCTAAGTTACGGCAGATCGGCTTATATT encodes:
- a CDS encoding DinB family protein; its protein translation is MARPLASEYAEFYHGYVTKVKEDDLLTAFRNQTAVSLQFWRELPENKQNYAYATGKWTLKQMLQHIIDAERIFAYRALRFARKDMTPLASFDENSYADEARVDHRSWADMVEEFQYVRNASEHLFRSFDGEEMERSGVASGRPMSVRALGYVIVGHAIHHQDVAKERYL